The Pseudomonas allokribbensis genome has a window encoding:
- a CDS encoding phage tail terminator-like protein — MSHNIIASIYEARLITWANVLPVPLKVVVENEAYTPVADATYLRAYTLPADTASNTLAGDHKLYTGVFQVSIVTPSGKFRGAAGALADQIAALFPLYERNTKSALTVVTMTPVDQGPGIPDDTTFTVPVSFQYRADTI, encoded by the coding sequence ATGAGCCACAACATCATTGCCTCGATCTACGAGGCAAGGCTGATCACATGGGCGAACGTGTTGCCGGTACCGCTGAAGGTTGTCGTCGAGAACGAGGCTTACACGCCTGTTGCCGACGCTACGTACCTGAGGGCTTACACGCTACCCGCAGATACCGCGAGCAACACGCTGGCGGGTGACCACAAGCTGTACACCGGCGTGTTTCAAGTCAGCATCGTGACGCCATCGGGCAAGTTTCGTGGCGCGGCCGGGGCGCTGGCTGACCAGATCGCGGCCCTGTTCCCGCTGTACGAGCGAAACACGAAGAGCGCGCTGACCGTGGTGACCATGACGCCGGTTGATCAGGGACCAGGTATTCCGGACGACACAACTTTCACCGTGCCGGTTTCGTTCCAGTACCGGGCCGATACCATTTAA
- a CDS encoding phage tail protein gives MAVFLPNGSNAAIAGSYDAPIIFTAITNATEAVASSAGHDLEVGDFVEVTSGWARLNNRIARVKTVTTDSFVLEKINTLNAARFIAGAGGGSVRKILTWVPISQVTDSSKSGGEQQNVTYSFLEEDDDHQIPTSKSALSFTLTMADDPALPHNDVLLEADDDKKPRAVRVNLASGGVIAYNAYASFDNVPSMTKNNIMAVTAVFAVVAKFIRYGV, from the coding sequence ATGGCCGTTTTTCTGCCCAATGGATCGAACGCCGCTATCGCTGGCTCGTATGACGCACCGATCATTTTTACTGCAATCACCAATGCGACCGAAGCTGTTGCATCGTCGGCAGGCCATGACCTTGAGGTAGGCGACTTCGTTGAAGTCACTTCCGGCTGGGCGCGCCTGAACAATCGTATTGCTCGAGTTAAGACGGTGACCACCGACTCGTTCGTGCTGGAGAAGATCAATACGCTAAATGCGGCACGCTTCATCGCTGGCGCAGGCGGCGGTTCGGTTCGCAAAATTCTGACTTGGGTACCGATCAGCCAAGTCACGGATTCGAGCAAGTCCGGCGGCGAGCAGCAAAACGTCACTTACTCGTTCCTCGAGGAAGACGATGATCACCAGATCCCGACGTCCAAGTCTGCACTGTCGTTCACGCTGACCATGGCCGATGACCCGGCGCTGCCGCACAACGATGTGCTGCTGGAAGCCGACGACGACAAGAAACCGCGCGCGGTTCGCGTGAATCTCGCTTCGGGTGGCGTCATTGCCTACAACGCTTATGCATCGTTCGACAATGTGCCCTCGATGACCAAGAACAACATCATGGCGGTCACTGCGGTGTTTGCTGTGGTTGCCAAATTCATCCGCTACGGCGTTTAA
- a CDS encoding phage tail assembly chaperone: MAKFKIAQNPTFNAEVDIPRVGGTTIKVPFEFKYRDRKELAVLFAGWQESAKEDQARFKAKGDELTLIEITDSHVERQIEQVTQLVTGWGFDDKFNAESIRALVETSAGAGDAIVDAYQKAFSVARLGN; this comes from the coding sequence ATGGCTAAGTTCAAAATTGCCCAGAATCCCACCTTCAACGCCGAGGTTGATATTCCGCGCGTTGGCGGCACCACGATCAAAGTGCCGTTTGAGTTCAAATACCGCGATCGCAAGGAGCTGGCGGTGCTGTTCGCCGGCTGGCAGGAAAGCGCGAAGGAAGATCAAGCGCGCTTCAAGGCCAAAGGTGACGAGCTCACGCTGATCGAAATCACTGACTCGCACGTCGAGCGGCAGATCGAACAGGTGACCCAGCTGGTTACTGGTTGGGGGTTCGACGATAAATTCAACGCCGAATCGATCCGCGCCCTGGTGGAAACCTCGGCCGGTGCTGGTGACGCGATCGTCGACGCTTACCAGAAGGCGTTCTCCGTTGCCCGCCTGGGAAACTGA
- a CDS encoding DUF1799 domain-containing protein: MQGQDAFGFSAEDYGDECEVWADNWPAFCLFNALSTQWRTGACGATGLDYASIRDVSGFLGIKKKQIGEIFPDLQVMEAEALLVMSESK; the protein is encoded by the coding sequence ATTCAGGGCCAAGACGCCTTTGGATTTTCGGCTGAAGACTACGGCGACGAATGCGAAGTGTGGGCCGATAACTGGCCCGCGTTCTGCCTCTTCAATGCTCTGTCAACGCAATGGCGTACAGGCGCGTGCGGCGCTACCGGGCTGGACTACGCGTCCATTCGCGATGTGTCCGGGTTCCTCGGCATCAAGAAAAAGCAAATCGGTGAGATTTTTCCCGACCTTCAAGTCATGGAGGCCGAAGCACTGCTCGTCATGAGCGAATCGAAGTAA
- a CDS encoding phage tail tape measure protein yields the protein MSGTIAQLGLAVDSGEAVQAATDLERLAQAGAKAEKAADGVAAGFDKAATASTGLASAEGKLSESTEDAMKRLTAMAKASLESSDYYQRLTTSVSTNASAMDASGSSVSSLAALKRRLQAESDALVGSTDKEAEAAKKAAAATGVQAEGLQALLGKINPAIAALDKLDQQQAQLQKYKAAGLIDADTFREYSTRIDASRQKLGDFDEGLRKTGASSKQTEAALRQLPSQFTDIFTSLAGGQNPLLVLIQQGGQIKDSFGGVGATLEALKEKFRSLFTGGAGAAVLGESLAGIATNAKDVADNAGEAGESLSDLAESSNTAAEAAENAQRAVGALQPAISGVSLGVAGLALAIVAAAAAVGTLIYGYSQGSKETDEYNKALILTGNAAGTTAGQLSDLAQQVSATNGTTGEAAASLALLASSGVIAGGSFKDIADAAAAMEDATGRSVDATIAEFVKIAKDPVAAAKELNDQYHFLTASVYSQIVALKEQGDTIGAAKLLTDTYADTVKHRSTEITDNLGTIEKAWKGITDEAKKSLDALKNIGREAGPAKRIAELTQSVAYAQSAVNADPYDTDAAKKLADSKQELYQLQLMVFAGEQRVKVQEDEVRTQKEGIEAEQRLKQISDSNLTNAEKRDKLTKAYLRDVEVLRKANPNDPKVQADFVAKTLQNIKDKNKDQKGPSAGAVDLTGYNAAQNALKEIQAEYANTQKQLDAAQKAGLISQQEYLLKREALIGNERDEVTAAYEAEIAALESAKSKSSTTAEQRIQLDQKIADARTDMVKAQKAADSELDVLAKNEQGRLRKQELAVQTYTSALQQQVDTLRQQGQRAAAGLGQGDRERGLTDQQNAIDDRFNQQKLDLANQYGDGSRGMSLDEYTQKLAALKATQQDLHDTVQANYDEMTAAQGNWSAGASSAWQNYLESARDVAGQTKSLFTNAFSSMEDAIVNFAMTGKLSFADFTKSVLADMARIATRQATSQGLSALFGIAASAAGSYFGGGGNGLAAGSAGAVSSDLGASQAGYTGIDFSGYRAAGGPVAPNSLYEVNELGPELYNEGGRSFLMTGANGGSVTPLTTGGGPALAAMSGGGGNTYNFPVAVSVQTSGSDGAGVSQEASNQLGKGIQQAAKTEAETAIARALQPSGSIWRLINGRG from the coding sequence ATGTCGGGCACAATTGCGCAGTTAGGTCTTGCGGTAGATTCAGGCGAGGCGGTCCAAGCCGCTACGGATCTGGAGCGCCTCGCGCAGGCAGGCGCCAAGGCCGAGAAAGCCGCTGATGGTGTCGCCGCGGGATTCGACAAAGCGGCAACCGCGTCCACCGGTCTGGCCTCGGCCGAAGGCAAACTTTCCGAGTCCACCGAAGACGCAATGAAGCGGCTGACGGCGATGGCCAAGGCCTCGCTGGAGTCGAGCGATTATTACCAGCGCCTGACCACCAGTGTCAGCACGAACGCGTCAGCAATGGATGCGTCAGGATCCTCGGTCAGCAGCCTGGCGGCACTGAAACGCCGCTTGCAGGCAGAATCGGATGCACTGGTTGGTTCGACGGATAAAGAGGCCGAGGCGGCGAAGAAGGCAGCCGCTGCAACTGGCGTTCAGGCCGAAGGTCTGCAAGCACTGCTCGGTAAGATCAATCCCGCGATTGCTGCGCTCGACAAGCTTGACCAGCAGCAGGCCCAGCTGCAGAAGTACAAAGCGGCTGGTCTGATCGATGCTGACACCTTTCGCGAGTACTCGACCCGAATCGACGCTTCCCGGCAGAAGCTGGGCGACTTCGACGAGGGGCTGAGAAAGACTGGTGCCAGCTCGAAGCAGACCGAAGCGGCGCTGCGGCAGCTTCCTTCACAATTTACGGACATTTTCACCAGCCTGGCCGGCGGGCAAAACCCGTTGTTGGTGCTTATCCAGCAGGGTGGGCAGATCAAGGATTCGTTCGGCGGTGTAGGCGCCACTCTTGAAGCGCTGAAGGAAAAGTTCCGGTCGCTCTTCACAGGCGGTGCGGGTGCGGCGGTGCTGGGTGAGTCGCTCGCTGGTATTGCGACAAATGCCAAAGACGTAGCAGACAACGCGGGTGAGGCAGGGGAAAGCCTGTCTGATCTGGCCGAGAGTTCAAATACAGCGGCAGAAGCTGCTGAGAACGCGCAGCGCGCGGTAGGCGCTCTTCAGCCCGCAATAAGCGGCGTATCGCTCGGGGTTGCGGGATTGGCGCTTGCCATTGTTGCCGCTGCAGCTGCCGTCGGGACCCTGATATACGGCTACAGCCAGGGCAGCAAAGAAACAGATGAATACAACAAGGCGCTGATTCTGACCGGCAATGCTGCTGGCACGACTGCCGGACAGTTGTCCGACCTTGCCCAGCAGGTGAGCGCCACCAACGGCACCACCGGTGAGGCTGCCGCTTCGCTGGCGCTGCTGGCTTCGTCTGGCGTGATCGCCGGTGGAAGCTTCAAGGATATCGCTGATGCGGCGGCAGCCATGGAAGACGCCACCGGAAGATCCGTGGATGCGACCATTGCCGAGTTCGTCAAAATCGCAAAGGACCCGGTCGCAGCAGCGAAGGAGCTGAATGATCAATACCACTTCCTGACTGCTTCCGTTTACTCGCAGATCGTCGCGCTGAAAGAGCAGGGCGACACCATTGGCGCAGCCAAGCTACTCACCGACACCTACGCCGATACGGTCAAGCACCGCTCGACCGAGATCACCGACAACCTCGGCACCATCGAAAAGGCCTGGAAGGGCATCACTGATGAAGCCAAAAAGTCGCTGGATGCGCTGAAGAATATCGGCCGAGAGGCAGGGCCTGCAAAGCGAATTGCTGAGCTCACCCAAAGTGTGGCTTACGCGCAGAGCGCTGTGAATGCTGATCCCTATGACACCGATGCGGCGAAGAAACTCGCAGATTCAAAACAAGAGCTGTATCAGCTTCAGCTCATGGTTTTCGCCGGTGAACAGCGAGTCAAAGTTCAAGAGGACGAAGTCCGAACTCAGAAGGAGGGGATCGAAGCTGAGCAGCGACTCAAGCAGATCAGCGACTCGAATCTGACCAACGCCGAAAAGCGCGACAAACTGACGAAAGCCTACCTCCGTGACGTAGAAGTTCTGAGAAAGGCCAACCCCAATGACCCGAAGGTTCAGGCCGATTTCGTCGCCAAAACGCTGCAGAACATCAAGGACAAGAACAAGGATCAGAAGGGGCCGTCAGCCGGCGCCGTCGACCTCACCGGTTATAACGCAGCGCAGAATGCCCTTAAGGAAATCCAGGCTGAATACGCGAACACCCAGAAACAACTGGATGCCGCGCAAAAGGCCGGGCTGATCTCACAGCAGGAGTACCTGCTGAAGCGCGAGGCGTTGATCGGCAACGAGCGGGATGAGGTCACGGCGGCTTACGAGGCCGAGATCGCGGCGCTTGAGTCGGCGAAGAGCAAGTCCAGCACCACCGCCGAGCAGCGCATTCAACTCGACCAAAAGATCGCCGACGCGCGCACCGACATGGTCAAGGCGCAGAAGGCGGCGGATAGCGAGCTGGATGTGCTGGCGAAGAATGAACAGGGCAGGCTGAGGAAGCAGGAGCTGGCCGTTCAGACCTACACCAGCGCGCTGCAACAGCAAGTCGACACGTTGCGTCAGCAGGGCCAACGGGCTGCGGCAGGACTTGGCCAGGGTGATCGGGAGCGTGGGCTGACGGATCAGCAGAACGCCATCGACGACCGCTTCAACCAGCAAAAGCTGGATCTGGCCAACCAGTACGGCGACGGCTCGCGCGGCATGAGCCTCGACGAGTACACCCAGAAACTGGCGGCGCTGAAAGCCACTCAGCAGGATCTGCATGACACGGTTCAAGCCAACTACGACGAGATGACCGCGGCCCAGGGTAACTGGAGCGCCGGCGCATCGTCGGCGTGGCAGAACTACCTGGAATCAGCCCGAGATGTCGCCGGGCAAACCAAAAGCCTTTTCACCAACGCCTTCAGTTCGATGGAAGACGCGATCGTCAATTTCGCCATGACCGGGAAGTTGTCGTTTGCCGATTTCACCAAATCGGTTCTGGCGGACATGGCGCGGATTGCGACTCGGCAGGCGACGTCTCAAGGGCTTAGTGCTTTGTTCGGCATCGCAGCATCAGCTGCCGGTTCGTACTTCGGCGGTGGCGGGAATGGATTGGCCGCTGGATCTGCCGGTGCCGTCTCGTCAGATCTTGGAGCGTCACAGGCTGGCTACACCGGTATCGATTTTTCTGGGTATCGAGCCGCCGGCGGCCCGGTTGCGCCGAACTCCTTGTACGAGGTGAACGAACTGGGGCCGGAGCTCTATAACGAGGGCGGCCGATCGTTCCTGATGACCGGTGCCAACGGCGGTAGCGTTACGCCGCTGACTACCGGCGGCGGGCCAGCGCTGGCCGCAATGTCCGGCGGTGGCGGCAACACGTACAACTTTCCGGTGGCGGTCTCGGTGCAGACATCTGGAAGTGACGGGGCGGGAGTTTCACAAGAGGCATCCAACCAGCTTGGGAAAGGCATCCAGCAGGCTGCAAAAACCGAAGCGGAAACTGCAATTGCCAGAGCGTTGCAGCCGAGCGGATCAATCTGGCGCCTGATAAATGGGAGGGGCTGA
- a CDS encoding phage tail protein: MAIERFTWPTERGETPNIAYRVRTSKFGGGYAQNVGDGPNNKEDSYPITFTGQEAKVLQIIDFLDRHAGARAFLWTTPLGQLGLFTCKNPAPTPMGGGVFKLTATFERAFQP; the protein is encoded by the coding sequence ATGGCCATCGAGAGATTCACCTGGCCAACCGAGCGCGGGGAAACACCCAATATCGCTTATCGGGTGCGCACTTCGAAGTTCGGCGGCGGTTACGCGCAGAACGTCGGAGACGGTCCGAACAACAAAGAAGACTCGTATCCGATTACCTTCACCGGTCAAGAGGCCAAGGTGTTGCAGATCATCGACTTCCTCGATCGGCATGCCGGGGCAAGGGCATTCCTCTGGACCACACCACTCGGCCAGCTCGGTTTGTTCACCTGCAAAAATCCCGCCCCCACACCAATGGGTGGCGGCGTCTTTAAACTTACCGCCACGTTCGAGCGGGCATTCCAACCATAA
- a CDS encoding phage minor tail protein L, which yields MPLISDIQVLEPGSEVLLFELDGTEYGADVLRFHGHAIPHTAAELIAAGDNADQLPAKAIYWQGNEYSAWPVQIDGIEANGDGTAVRPTFSVGNVNGRITALCLAFEDLLEFKLTMRHTLGTYLDAANFPAGNPTADPTQETIEVWYIDQKTNEDGESVSWELASPGDVGYESIGRQATTLCHWCLTGGYRGPNCGYTGPHVTKDGIVTDNPELDECDATLGKGCIPRFGEGNPLPFGGFPAVSLIARS from the coding sequence ATGCCGCTGATCAGTGACATCCAGGTGCTTGAGCCTGGCAGCGAAGTGCTGCTCTTTGAATTGGACGGCACGGAATACGGCGCGGACGTTTTGCGCTTCCACGGGCACGCGATTCCGCACACGGCGGCCGAGTTGATCGCCGCCGGCGACAATGCCGACCAATTGCCGGCGAAGGCCATCTATTGGCAGGGCAACGAGTACAGCGCCTGGCCGGTGCAGATTGACGGCATCGAGGCGAATGGTGACGGCACTGCGGTGCGTCCAACGTTTTCGGTAGGCAACGTCAACGGGCGCATCACCGCGCTGTGTCTGGCGTTCGAGGATCTGCTCGAGTTCAAGCTGACCATGCGTCACACGTTGGGCACCTACCTGGACGCGGCGAACTTCCCGGCCGGCAATCCTACGGCTGATCCAACCCAAGAGACGATCGAGGTCTGGTACATCGACCAGAAAACGAACGAGGACGGGGAAAGCGTCAGTTGGGAGTTGGCCAGCCCGGGTGACGTCGGTTATGAGTCCATCGGTAGGCAGGCGACGACGCTTTGTCACTGGTGTCTCACTGGCGGCTACCGTGGGCCGAACTGTGGCTACACCGGACCGCACGTGACCAAGGACGGCATCGTCACCGATAACCCGGAACTGGACGAGTGCGATGCCACCCTGGGCAAGGGCTGCATCCCGCGTTTCGGTGAGGGAAATCCGCTGCCGTTCGGTGGCTTCCCGGCCGTTTCGCTGATCGCACGGAGCTGA
- a CDS encoding C40 family peptidase, producing the protein MRKHILNAIQAHAAAEYPKECCGLLLTVGRKQQYFPCINISTEPNEEFRIDPEEYAAAEDVGEVIGVVHSHPDATCRPSPRDVAMCEATALPWHILSWPEGDLRTVTPSGEVPLLKRPFVHGAWDCWQVCADWYKREWGLEFEAFKRADGWWESRDNTSLYEANYEAAGFYRVDQPQRGDMIVMEVGRTVYPNHAGIFLGADPALPGEDAATFGPGPFLLHHLYGRPSEVIVFGGPWLDRARLILRHRDAQPTK; encoded by the coding sequence ATGCGCAAACACATTTTGAACGCGATCCAGGCGCATGCTGCGGCCGAGTACCCGAAAGAGTGCTGCGGGCTGCTGCTCACCGTGGGCCGCAAACAGCAATACTTCCCCTGCATCAACATCTCGACCGAGCCGAACGAGGAGTTCCGTATCGATCCGGAGGAGTATGCAGCGGCCGAAGACGTAGGCGAGGTGATCGGCGTGGTGCACTCGCATCCGGACGCCACCTGCAGGCCGTCACCGCGTGACGTCGCCATGTGCGAGGCCACCGCGCTGCCATGGCACATCCTGAGCTGGCCTGAGGGCGATCTGCGCACGGTCACGCCTTCCGGCGAGGTGCCGCTTCTGAAGCGGCCATTTGTGCACGGCGCCTGGGACTGCTGGCAGGTATGTGCCGACTGGTACAAGCGGGAGTGGGGGTTGGAGTTCGAAGCATTCAAGCGAGCCGATGGTTGGTGGGAGAGCAGGGACAACACCAGCTTGTACGAAGCGAACTATGAGGCCGCCGGGTTTTACCGGGTGGACCAGCCGCAGCGCGGTGACATGATCGTGATGGAGGTGGGGCGGACGGTTTACCCGAACCACGCCGGGATCTTTCTGGGAGCCGATCCGGCGTTGCCTGGAGAGGACGCAGCGACGTTCGGCCCTGGGCCTTTCCTGCTGCATCACCTGTACGGCAGGCCGTCGGAAGTCATCGTTTTCGGCGGGCCGTGGCTTGACCGCGCGCGGTTAATTCTACGGCACAGAGACGCACAGCCAACTAAATGA
- a CDS encoding endonuclease NucS domain-containing protein has translation MTTMAGALRRFIEKTSGGVTRKQIKDHIESSFPEKWSPGTLTAHLYACTINNPKAYIHHKWADRFLYRSEDGHFQLYDPQAHGVNTWAPSADIQTEDFEISDEPNIEELVETSITLERDVETYLVRNLHILEKGLRFVDRQVSTDVGRVDILAEDTSGRRVIIELKVGHAKDAAVGQIARYMGWYGRQDIDRPRGMLIASEFPEAVRYAAEAVPHLSLIQYRVQFDFKAVAIED, from the coding sequence ATGACTACCATGGCAGGAGCACTTCGTCGTTTTATTGAAAAAACTTCGGGCGGAGTAACAAGAAAACAAATAAAAGACCATATCGAAAGCAGCTTTCCTGAAAAATGGTCACCTGGCACGCTGACTGCACACCTCTATGCATGTACTATCAACAATCCAAAAGCCTACATTCATCACAAGTGGGCAGATCGATTTCTCTACCGATCCGAGGATGGGCACTTCCAACTATACGATCCCCAAGCCCATGGAGTGAATACATGGGCGCCGTCCGCAGACATACAAACCGAGGACTTCGAGATTAGCGATGAACCTAATATCGAAGAACTCGTCGAGACGTCTATCACACTAGAGCGCGACGTCGAAACATATTTGGTTCGCAACCTCCATATCCTCGAAAAAGGTCTGCGCTTCGTCGACCGTCAAGTCAGCACAGACGTAGGCCGAGTGGACATTCTGGCCGAGGACACAAGCGGGCGTCGTGTCATTATCGAACTGAAAGTTGGCCATGCTAAGGATGCTGCCGTAGGGCAAATCGCCCGATACATGGGTTGGTACGGCAGGCAAGATATTGACCGCCCAAGAGGTATGCTTATCGCCAGCGAGTTTCCCGAGGCAGTGCGCTATGCCGCAGAGGCCGTTCCACACTTGTCGCTCATTCAATACAGGGTGCAATTCGATTTTAAAGCAGTAGCCATCGAGGATTAA
- a CDS encoding tail assembly protein — MAATLSDNPAMTTIFLSGPLIKLFGRVHYRELGSRSVGEAFKALKCTLEGFEAAIKDLEGKGMRFAIFRNRKNVAEKDFGLGGTQEIRIVPVICGSKRTGLLQTIIGAVLVVAGSYFGQPWAVQLGAGLVAGGVIQMLSPQAKGLKQSASPENAPSYAFGSAKNTTASGNPVPICIGERRWGGMIISASILAEDKV; from the coding sequence TTGGCAGCCACGCTCAGCGACAACCCAGCCATGACCACCATTTTTCTTTCTGGCCCGCTTATCAAGCTCTTTGGCCGAGTTCACTATCGTGAGCTTGGCAGCAGATCCGTGGGCGAGGCCTTCAAGGCTCTCAAGTGCACCCTGGAAGGATTTGAGGCGGCGATCAAGGACCTTGAAGGAAAGGGGATGCGTTTCGCGATTTTCAGAAATCGGAAAAACGTAGCTGAAAAAGATTTCGGCCTCGGCGGAACCCAGGAAATTCGCATAGTCCCCGTCATTTGTGGCAGCAAGCGGACAGGCCTTCTTCAAACAATTATTGGTGCGGTTCTGGTCGTGGCCGGCTCGTACTTTGGGCAGCCCTGGGCCGTGCAATTAGGTGCTGGTCTGGTAGCTGGTGGCGTCATTCAGATGCTCAGCCCTCAAGCGAAGGGTTTGAAGCAGAGCGCATCCCCTGAGAATGCACCGTCCTACGCCTTCGGTAGCGCCAAGAACACCACGGCCAGCGGCAACCCGGTGCCGATCTGCATCGGCGAACGCCGGTGGGGCGGGATGATCATCTCTGCCTCGATCCTGGCTGAAGACAAAGTGTAA